The Flavobacterium faecale genomic sequence CAACACTTCAAGAAACAGGTCGTTTTGTACGCCTTACTTCAAGCGGAATTACAGAAAGTCACCCACATAATGTAACAATAACCAAAGAAGCTCCAAATTATTCAAGATAATTTATAGTTTTCATAAAATAAAAAAGCGGTCTAAATAGTTTTAGACCGCTTTTTTTGTGCGGTTAAGGTTTCACTCGAACTATTTTGTTATCTTTTAAAATTACCATCTCGCTATTCATTTTCTTTTTAAACTCTATTAATTTCTCATAGACTTTATCCATTCCTTCTATTATCTTTCTTTGGTTTTCAGTTCTTTTAAATGTTTTCATAATAATATTTTTTTAAGGAGTCGAATTTATTTTTGCTAGTAATATCAATCTCAGAATTTAAAGTTTTTTGAGCGATAAGTTCATGAAATCCTTCTGAATTATCAAAGATTAGTACTTCATCAGCAATTGGAAGATAAATTTCAAATAAATTTTTTATACCATTGATATATCTTCTTTTTATTACATCAGTTTCTATGTTGTGTCCACCTTCTTTTACCCTCGTTTTAACACGTTCAATGGCTAGGTCTACATTTTGAAGCCAAAAAAATAGTAAAGTTACATTATAATTGTTTTTCTTAGCAATTGCAATTTTTGCTTTGTAGCTTTTTGTTGCCAAAGTTGTTTCAAAAGCAAAATTTTCATTATTTTCCAATAATTCATTTATCCTGTTTAGCATAATTCTACCAGATTCAAAGGAAACTTTTTCTGGCTGAAAAGGAGATAATCCCTTAGCAATTTCATCTGCGTTGACAAATTCCTTACAATTTAATATTTCTGGTAAAATTGTAAATGAAGCAGTAGTTTTACCTGCTCCATTGCAACCAGCAATAATGTAAAGATTGTTTTTCATATATCAAAGATATGCAAATTCATTTTTTATTCTATGATTTTTTATTCACTTTAAAAGCAGGGGGAGAATACTTTAACACAACTATTTAAATAATTGCTTAAATTTTATTTGCATTCAAGTTAAAGTGGAATTACAGAAAGTCACCCACATAATGTTACTATAACAAAAGAAGCTCCAAATTATTCAAGATAATTTATCCTTCTATAAACATAAAAAAAGCAGTCTAAAATAAAATTTAGACTGCTTTTTTATTGGGTTTTAGTTTCGAGTTATTCAAGAATAGCAGCTTCTAAACTACTTTCTCCGTAAATTTTAATAAATGCTTTAGTGTAATCTTCTTTGGTAGCTAGATTCACGTTAGGTATAAATTTTTGAGGATTCACCGCAAAAAGAGGGAACCAAGAACTCTCAATTTGTACCTGAATTTTGTGTCCTTTTTTGAAGGTATGCATCACATCTTGCAATTTAACATTAACTACGGTTTTTACATTCGGAACCATAGCTTCTGGTTTTTCGATTGAATTTCTAAAACGAGCAGGCATGATTTCACTACGAACCAATTGGTGGTAGTTACTGTAAATTACAGTTGGTTTATCCGGGTTTACAGGTTCGTCTTCAGGATATACATCAATCAGTTTTACAATAAAATCAGCATCTGTACTTGTTGTAGAAACAGTTAATTTAGCCAATAATTCGCCTCCAAAAGTCAAGTCATCAGTTAAAGCTTCTGTTGTAAATGTAGCAACATCTGGTCGAGTGGTTGCAAAACGTTGGTCTTCGCTCATATAATTGCGAGGCGTAAAACCATTAAAATCTTTTAAGTTCTCAGAACTAATTACAGGTTTCTTTGGATCGCTATAATATTCGGTGAAATTTTGTGAAGCCGCTTTTTCAAGTGTACCATTCGCTAAATAAAAAGAAACTTTTTGAGTATTTTCTGGTGGATATTTCGAAAATTCTCTCCATTTTTTTGCTCCCGTATCAAACAATATCGCTTCTGGAATGCCCGCATCTTCTTTGGTATTGCCTTTTAGATAATGACTGAAGAATTTAGTTTCTATATTTTTTTGGTAATATGTAGCAATGCTATCACCAAAATAAATGTCGTTATGATATGTTTTACCAGTTTCTCTTCCCCATGCGCCATGTGAAAAAGGCCCCATTACAAGCGTGTTTTTTGCTTTTGGAGATGTTTTTTCAATTGTTTTGTAAATATTCAAGGGGCCAGAAAGGTCTTCCGCATCAAACCAACCGCCAACTACTAATACTGCTTGCTTCACATCTTTTAGGTGCGGTAGTAAGTTTCTTGTTTGCCAGAAAGTATCATAGTTTGGATGATCCATAATTTCTTGCATGAAGAAGTTGTCTTTGTAATAATGATCAACGCCCTCTTTTAAAGTTCCCATTTCGGTATAGAATTTTAAACCGTCATCAGATTGCTTTTTTATAACCGAATTACTGTACCATGCCGTAGGTGTGTTGGTTGTTTTTTGAACTCCAAACACGGGTAAAGTTCTGAAATAACCCAGCATAAATCGGCCATTGTGCAAGAAGTCATCATTCCAGAAATTAGAAATTGGTGCCTGTGGAGAGCTAGCTACAAGCGCAGGATGGTTGGATAAAATTCCGACCGCGGTATAAAATCCAGGGTAAGATGTTCCGTATTGACCCACTTTTCCGTTGTTGTTGGCTATGTTTTTCACCAAATAATCTACCGTATCGTAGGTGTCGGTACTTTCATCAATTGCTTTTTTGTTGGTATGCTCCACTTGAGGCGTCATGTTGGTAAAGGTACCCTCGCTCATATAGCGTCCACGAACATCTTGTTGCACAAAGATATAGCCGTCTTGAAGCATAAAGTTATTCAGTGCAACACGTGTAGAGAATTTATCTTCGCCATAAGGTGCAATGCTATAGCAGGTACGCATCATAACCATCGGGTATTTTTTCTTCTTCGAAATATCCTTTGGTGTATAGATTGAGGTAAACAGTTTGACACCGTCACGCATGGTGATGTATAGTTCTTTTTTTGTGTAATGGTCTTGTATGTAAGTGCTTATGGGTGGTTTTTGCTCCTGAGCCGAACCAAAACTAAAAGTCAAGAGTAGAAGAATAGCAATTAAATTTTTCATATGTAGATACTATTTATTTTTATAGGTAAAAGGAATTTGCGTTCAATTATTAATTTTCGTAGAAAAATAAAGAGCGTTCTATTTTTATTCAAAGTTTAGAAGGCACTATCGCTCTACAAACAATTTATTTAATAATTTTTTATTCCCCACAATCCACAAGATATCATCTTTTTCAAGAATAATATTTGATTCGGGGTTTAGCATTCGAACACCATTTCGTTCAATTCCAACAATCAATCCTTGTGTTAATTCGCGCAGTTTTGAACGTCCGATGGCTTTGCCTATAAAGTCTTGATTTTCTAACTCAATTTGACGTAAGACTACTTCGTTATTTACTTTTTCTGGAATCTCAATTTCATTCAATCTTAAATATTCAGCAAATACTTTGACCTGTTCATCGGTACCAATAACACCAATTTTGTCACCAGGGAACAAACGTTCCATTTTGTTCGGAACTTCGATTGTGATATCTCCACGATTGATGTAGGCAATATTGATTCCCATTTCTTCTCTCATTCTAATTTCTCGAAGTGTTTTTCCGGCTAGATTTGATTCCTTCGCTATAGTAAAGCTAGACATGTGACCATCCCAAGGTGTAAGGTTAGCATGTTGTCTGTTTATTTTTGCGGCTTCACCCTCTGATCTGTCATTCAGGTTTTTCAGAAAATGACCTTCAATTTTATGGTACTGTGTGTGTAATTTTTTAGGAAACAGAAGATAGATGATTACTGCACTCACAAGCGCAACAAATGCGATCACAGGTGAGAAGAATATATTCAGTAAAAATCCAATATAAAAAACGGCAAGTCCCATTCGCAAAAACAGTAGCATCAAGATAGGTCCTTTGTATTTTCTTTCCCTAAACAAGGATGCTACCTCTTTGACTGCCACTTTTCGAATGGATAGGGCGTATAAAAAAGGAGAAATAATCACAAGGGTAATCAAGGCTGCAATTGCATTTCCAAATTTAGAATTTTCGACCAAAGGCACTACAAATTTCGAACAAAGTAAAATGATAGACGTAATGATAATGGTATGAAGTACGATATGGATCAAGTGCGTTCTTATAACGACTTGCCAAGTGCTTACAGCTCGTATTGCTTGTGCGTTGGTACTGTAACGATTGATTTTTTTGGTTATCCTGCGCGGTAATTTTTTTTCTAGAAATTCAGAAAAAGGTACTGCTGCTTTGACCATGAATGGTGTTGTAAAGGTTGTAATAGCCGAAACAGCAACCACAATAGGATACAGAAAAGAACTCGTTACATGCATTGTAGTTCCTAGGGTAGCGATAATAAAGGAGAATTCTCCAATTTGTGCCAAACTCATTCCGGTTTGTACAGATTGTTTTAAGGGTTGTCCCGAAATTAATGCACCAATAGTCGAACTTATTGACTGTCCAAAAATGGTGATAAAGGTCAAAATCATCACTGGTCCAGCATACTCATATAGTGTAGTTGGATTGATTAACATTCCTACTGATACAAAGAATACCGCTCCAAACAAGTCTTTTACGGGTTTAATTAAATGTTCGATATGTTCAGCTTGCGTAGTTTCTGCGATGATAGATCCCATGATAAAGGCACCAAGAGCAGGTGAGAATCCAACATCGGCCGCAAGGATTACCATCATAAGGCAGAGCGCTAGAGAAATGATCAACAGCATCTCGTCTGTCAATAAATGTTTGGTCTTTTTGAGAACTGTTGGAATAAAAAAGATTCCTGCTACAAACCAAGCCGTTAGAAAGAAGGCTAATTTTAAAACTGAAAAGAGAAGTTCACTACCCGAAAAATTTTGTGTAGCCGCTACCGTGGATAGTAAAACCATCATTAAAATGGCAATAATATCTTGTACGATCAGCGAACCAATTACGATTCCGGCAAATTTTTGGGCTTTTACGCCCAACTCATCAAATGTTTTTAGAATAATGGTAGTCGAGGAAATGGAGAGGATTACTCCCAGAAAAATGCTATCCATCAGTTTCCATCCCATCCATTTACCGGCCAAAAAACCAACTAATACCATGGTGATGATTTGCGTGACGGCGGTAATGGAGGCTGTACCACCTACTTTCATTAATTTTTTAAAACTAAATTCGAGTCCTAAACTGAATAATAAGATGATTACACCAATCTCAGCCCAGATCTCGACACTCTTAATGTCTTTTACTGAAGGGAAAAAATCAAAATGATTTCCGGCCAAAAATCCTGCAATCAGGTATCCAAGTACTAAGGGCTGCTTAAGTTTTTTAAAGATTAAAACAGCAATACCAGCAGTCATTAGGATTAATCCAAGATCGCTTATCAAGGGTTTTAAGTGGCTTGTTGTTTCTACTACGGTTGCTGCGGCGCTCATTGTTTTTGTTTGGTATTAAAATGCTATCGTTTATTTAGGGTTAAATATACCAAAAGCATTGGTTTTGTGCAATCTATCTCTCGCGATGGAGTGATTTATGGTGAATTCATAAAAAAAGCTATCGGTTAAGATAGCTTTTAAAAATTGAATTCATTTTTATACTATATTCCTAAAAAGTTACTTGGTGTAATTTGTAGTAATTCGGCTTTTATAGCGTCCGAAACTTCCAAAGTACCAATAAACTCATGGATAGAAGCTTTTGTTATTGCTTCGTTGGTTCTTGTTAATCCTTTTAAAGCCTCATACGGATTTGGGTATGCCTCACGGCGCAAGATAGTCTGAATCGCTTCAGCAACAACCGCCCAGTTTTTTTCTAAATCTTCATGAAATTTAGATTCGTTCAATAACAATTTGTTCAAACCTTTCAAAGTTGCTTCAAACGAAATAATGGTATGTCCCATAGGAACGCCAATATTTCTCAAAACGGTACTGTCTGTTAAATCACGCTGTAAACGAGAGATAGGTAATTTTGCCGAAAGGTGTTCAAAAATTGCATTTGCTATTCCTAAGTTTCCTTCAGAGTTTTCAAAATCTATCGGGTTTACTTTATGTGGCATTGCTGATGATCCAATTTCACCCGCTTTAATTTTTTGTTTGAAATACTCCATTGAAACATACGTCCAAATGTCACGGTCCAAATCAATAACTATATTGTTGATTCTTTTTAAAGCATCAAAAAACGCTGCAAAATGGTCATAATGCTCAATTTGCGTCGTTGGAAACGAGTGGTGCAAACCAAGAGTTTGTTCTACAAACTTGTTTCCAAATTGTTTCCAGTCAATTTGTGGATACGCTACATGGTGTGCATTGTAGTTACCTGTTGCTCCACCAAATTTGGCAGCAAAAGGAACATTAAACAACAAACGCATTTGCTCTTCTAGACGCTCAACAAAAACGGCAATCTCTTTACCCAAGCGAGTAGGCGAAGCTGGTTGTCCGTGTGTACGTGCTAGTAACGGAATGTTTGCCCATTCCATGCTTAATTCTTTCAATTTGGCTACTAATCCAATTAACGAAGGTAAATAAACTTGTTCGAAAGCCTCTTTGGTCGATAACGGAATGGCCGTATTGTTAATATCTTGAGAAGTCAATCCAAAGTGGATGAACTCTTTGTATTCTGATAATCCTAATTTCTCAAACTTATCTTTAATAAAATATTCTACTGCTTTAACATCATGGTTGGTCACTTTTTCAGTATCCTTAATCCATTGTGCATCTGCAGTGGTAAAATTTTTGTAAATGTCACGCAAACTATCAAACAAATTAGCGTTTACGCCTGTTAATTGCGGTAAAGGCTGCTCGCACAACGCAATAAAATATTCGATTTCGATTAAAACACGGTATCTTATTAAGGCCTCCTCAGAGAAAAATGGAGCCAAATTTTGAGTTTTACTTCTATATCTTCCGTCAATCGGCGAAATAGCATTCAATTCGTTTAAAGTCGTCATTTTTGAGTGTTTTTTTGAAAAGCACAAATATACAGAGAAGTTAGAAGTTAAAAGTTAGAAAATAGAAGTTTTTTGATACAAGAAGTGAATTAAAAAGGCATTTTGAGACAAATAGTCAATTGTACCACAAATCATTAAAATTCTCAGAGACATTAGTAGTAGGTTGCTGTTTTTTACTTTCGATAAAAAAAATAGGACTCAGAATTACAGTTAATTCAGAGTCCTATTCTTTATGTAGTCAGCGGTAAAAAAATGTCTACTTAGTTTTTAGCAAGCTGTATGTCGGCATGAACTGCTACTTCGCTCCATGTTTTACTTATCCCATCTTTACCTGTATGCAAGGCTTCACATGCTTTGTTGATCGAAGCTACAGCGCCCAATGCATCCCAATTTTCTAGATTCATCACACCGTCAAAGGCATAATTAGTATCGCTATTCATAGTGTCTTTCAACGGAATATTAGCTGTTTTACCGTTTAAGGTTACGTCAATTGAACATGTATTGTCTGCAGCAACTTTAAATTCACCTGTGATCATATCGGTATCCTTCATCATTCCAAAAAAGAATTTCAAGATTTTTGGATCTCTTGTACCTGACGCATCGTTGGTAAATAAACTACTCACCGGAATACTGAATTTAGTTCCGTTCAATGCTTCAAATGCCGTTTTTCCTTCCTTAGTATCGGTTAAGGAGATGGTTTTAAATTGTCCTCCAACAGCAACCTTATCAGTTGTTTTGTATGCTGTAAAGCCAACTTTGGTCGAATCATTAATTATTGTAAATGTTCCTGTAGTTGCCGTCACTTCTTCGGTTGCTTTTTCTTCTGTTTTTTTAGAATCCTTACATCCTATGGCCGTGATCAAGATCATTCCAACTGCGATAAGTTTTAAATTTTTCATTGCTGTGTATATTATATTGTTTTTCGTAAAATTAGGTATAAATTGTTAGAATTATCTTGATGTCTATTAATAATATGATGTTAAATCTGATAAAACAGAATGTTAACAGTTGTTAATTGTTTTATTTTCGAAAACAAAAATTAGGATATCGCTGTCAGTCTTTCTTTTAAAAATTGAACACCCTCGGAAGCACTCATCGTAATCAATTCTAATTTGTTTCTCAAATTCGGAATCGAGGCTGGCTTTGGATCGATGTAGAAGAGTAGGCAATCTTTTTTGGCAAAATCAATCAATGCAGCTGCGGGATACACCTGCATCGAAGTACCAATAACGACCACATAATCAGCTTGCTCCACAAGATCCATCGCTTGTTCTAGCGCGGGTACTTCCTCACCAAACCACACAATATGAGGACGCAGTTGGTTTCCTTTTACATCCAAATCTCCCAAAACTAAATCGCCTGTCCAATCTTGTATAGCCGTTGCATTTTTTGTAGATCGCACCTTTAATAATTCGCCGTGCAAGTGCAAAACGTTGGTACTTCCTGCTCTTTCATGCAAATCATCTACATTTTGCGTCACAATGTTGATCTCAAAATCATCTTCCATCTCGGCCAACGTTAAGTGACCCAAATTTGGTTGCACTTCCAGCAATTGTCTGCGTCTTTGGTTATAAAAATCCAAAACCAATTCGGTATTCCTGTGCCAACCTTCAGGCGTAGCCACATCCATCACATTATGACCTTCCCACAGGCCATCGCTATCACGAAAGGTTTTGATTCCGCTCTCGGCACTCATTCCCGCACCCGAAAGGATTACTAATTTCTTTTTCATGTTCAATTTATTTGGGCGTGATATCCGGGCTTTCGACTGTATCTTTTTGGGCAAAAAAAGCCCAAAAAGGATGCCGTCTCTATCCCGCACGCAATCCCGATTATCATTTTTAGAGTAGACTTCTAGTCAAGAGCAGGAAGCACTCAATTTTTTACTAGGCATAAAGCTAGTCTTTTTTACTATTTTTGCAGCAAATAAAATAAATATGATTGATTTAAAGTATCTAGAATTTCTTGAAAACATTTTGACCGACAATCGCAAAGAGCGCTTTTTGAAAGTTTTAGAAAATAGAACCAATCATTTTACGATTGCTGTAGAAGATATTTTTCAGATGCACAATACAAGCGCTGTAATGCGTAGTTGCGAAGTTTTTGGAATTCAAGAACTCAACGTAATCGAGGAGCGTTACGGAAAAAGTATCGATAAAGAAATCGCCATGGGTGCGCAAAAATGGGTAGATATTAACACATTCGATTCGGTAACTAGTTGTCTGGATGCAGTAAAAAGTAAAGGCTATCAAATTATTGCTACCACACCACATGATAACGATTGTTTGCTAGAGGATTTTGATATTACCAAACCAAGTGCCTTATTTTTCGGAACCGAACGCGACGGATTATCTGAGGAAATCATGCAAAGAGCCGATGGTTTTTTAAAAATCCCAATGGTCGGGTTTACCGAGAGTTTGAATATCTCAGTATCGGCAGCCATTATCATCCAAAATCTTACAAATAGACTGCGTCAGTCGGATATTGATTGGCATTTGTCTGAAGAAGAAATGTTGGTCAAAAGATTGGCTTGGGCCAAAAGTTCCATCAAAGACATCAAGAGGATAGAAGCGAGATATTTGGAGGAAAATCCCATTTAAGATTTTATTTTCGATCCGAGATTAGCTTCAAATTTCAATACTATTTAAGATTTAGTTATCAAGAACTAGTGATCACCAACTATCATAAAGACTTTTTGTTAAACAAAAAAAAGCTCCATTTACAATCTGTAAATGAAGCTTTTAAAAAAATAGGTGGTATTTTAATTATTTATGTCTTAGGATATATAATTATTTTAAATCAAAACGATCAGCATTCATCACTTTGGTCCATGCTTTAACAAAATCAGCTACAAAGCGTTCTTTGCTATCATCTTGTGCGTATACTTCTGAGTACGAACGTAAGATAGAATTCGATCCGAATACTAAATCCATACGTGTGGCAGTCCATTTTACGACACCAGTTCTACGGTCACAAATATCATAAAGTCCTTTTGAAGTTGGCTTCCAAGTATTTCCCATATCTGTTAGATTCACAAAGAAATCGTTTGTCAAAGCACCAATAGTATTGGTAAATACACCGTGTTTGGTGTTGCCGTAGTTTGTTCCTAACATTCTCATTCCACCAACCAATACGGTCATCTCAGGTGCGGTCAAGCCCATTAATTGTGTACGGTCTAGCATTAATTCTTCTACACTTACCACATAATCTTTTTTGCTGTAGTTACGGTATCCGTCTGCCAAAGGTTCTAATGGTTCAAATGACTCAGCATCTGTCATTTCTGCACTAGCATCACCACGTCCTGGAGAAAAAGGAACTGTTACATCCGATCCTGCAGCTTTTGCAGCTTGTTCAATACCAACATTACCTGCTAATACAATTGTGTCTGCAATACTAATATTAAATTCGGCTGCAATTGGCTCTAGTACAGATAGTACATGTGCCAAACGTTGCGGCTCATTTCCTTCCCAATCTTTTTGAGGCGCTAAACGAATGCGGGCACCGTTTGCTCCACCACGCATGTCAGATCCACGATACGTACGTGCACTGTCCCAAGCAGTATTTACCATCTCCGGAATTGACAATCCCGAAGCTGCAATTTTTGCTTTTACAGCAGCAACATCGTAATCTGCTTTTCCTGCAGGAATTGGGTCTTGCCAAATTAAATCTTCTTCTGGAACTTCAGTACCAAAATAGTTTGCTTTTGGTCCCATATCTCTGTGTGTTAACTTGAACCAAGCACGGGCAAACGTTTCAGAGAAATACTCTTGATCGTTCATAAATTTCAAAGATATCTCTTTGTAAATAGGATCCACTTTCATGGCCATATCTGCATCAGTCATCATTGGGTTGTGGCGTATACTTGGATCTTCTACGTCTACTGGACGGTCTTCTTCTTTAATGCTTACTGGTTCCCATTGCCAAGCTCCAGCAGGGCTTTTGCGTGGTTCCCATTCGTGATTGAATAACATTTCAAAAAAGCCACCATCCCATTTTGTTGGGTGTGTTGTCCAAGCACCTTCTAGTCCACTGGTTACCGTGTAGCGTCCTTTTCCGGTGTTATTAGGGTTCTTCCATCCAAGTCCTTGTTCTTCAACGTCAGCACTTTCTGGATCTGGTCCAAGTACGCTTGCGTCTCCGTTTCCGTGTGTTTTACCTACGGTATGTCCACCTGCAGTAAGTGCCACCGTTTCTTCGTCATTCATCGCCATACGAGCAAATGTTTCACGAATGTGCGCAGCTGTTTTCATAGGATCTTGTTTTCCGTTAACTCCTTCTGGATTCACGTAAATCAATCCCATTTGTACCGCTGCCAATGGGTTTTCCATGGTAGATGGTTTTTCGACATCGCCGTAACGCTCATCACTTGGTGCCAACCATTCTTTTTCAGCTCCCCAGTATGTATCTGTTTCGGGGCTCCAAATGTCTTTACGTCCAAACGCAAATCCAAAGGTTTTCAATCCCATACTTTCATAAGCAATTGTTCCAGCTAAAACTAGCAAATCGGCCCAGCTCACTTTATTTCCGTATTTCTTTTTAATTGGCCATAACAAACGTCTCGCTTTATCTAAGCTTACATTATCAGGCCAAGAATTTAGAGGTGCAAAACGTTGGTTTCCTGCACCACCACCACCACGACCATCAGTGATACGGTATGATCCTGCAGAGTGCCAAGACAAACGAATCATTAATCCTCCATAGTGACCCCAATCTGCTGGCCACCAATCTTGGCTATTTGTCATCAAATCATTCATGTCTTTTTTCAAAGCAGGAATATCCAATTTTTTCAGCTCTTCATGGTAATCAAAATCATGACCTAACGGGTTTGTCTTTGTATCATGTTGGTGCAATATGTCAAGATTGAGGGCGTTGGGCCACCAAGACATCACATTATTACTTGAAGCCGTGTTTCCGCCATGCATTACAGGACATTTTCCTGCTGACGCATCGTGGTTACCTTCAACAATAGTTGGAGCTTCATTTTCTGGAAGTTGTCCGTGATTTACTGGGCATTTCCCTGGTTCTTGATTTTGATGATTTTCCATATATTTTTATTTTATAGTTTGTGTTTTTTCTTTTTTCAAAAGTACCTCAATAATGAGCTTGTTCGAATGGTATTCAATCTTCATATCTTATTCTACCATAGGTAAAAACTATTAAAGTGTAATTTATTATAATGTTTGTATATTGTATATTTTTCGATTTTAAACCTTTCGATCCAAAAGTCTTGTTGGACAGAAAATTATGAACTCCATATTGATGGTAAAGGACTGAATTCTCAAAAGCGCTTTTATATTTGCTGATAAATAATTAGGGAACTGCAGTATTGCTAATTCTAGCTATCTTTTTATTATTCGAAATAATTAAAAAAGAAAATAATAGGTACTCCTATAAAAATAGCTAAAAATAGCATGTGAATGGCGATACAAAATAGATTTAACATTGTTTTAATCTGCTCTATTTTGTTCGAACGTAAAAAGCGCTGGAGAGCCTTTAGAAAATGAGGAAAATAATTGTAAAAGGATAAATCCTAAATAGAGTGGTATAAAAGTATCATTGTGAACGTCTTATTTAACTCGGGAAAGGAATCGCGACACGGAAAATAAATCAAGTTGCATGTCGTTACAAAATGCAGTTATATAAATACTTCAGTCTATTGATCTGAAAGTTATAAAAAATGACCGCGCTCCAATTGACAATTATTCTCGTGTTTAAAAACGATTTGTCAATTGGAGCGCGGTCTATACTTTTTAATTGAAGTACGCTGTCTAGTTAGTTCTATAACGAATAATTATCCGAATAAAATAACGTGATTAATTTATGTTCTAACTAGTGTAAGCTGAAAAGTAGCTAAGTGTTTGATTATTCTTTATCACTAAAATAAGAAACACCACCACCGCTTAAAAAATCTTCTCTTACTGGGCTGAACGTGTCAATAAGCATTCCTTCTTCCAAACAAATAGCGCTATGTAGTAGGTTAGGTTCGATGTACACACCGTCGCCAGCTTCAACAATTTTCTTTACGCCATCAATTTCAAATTCAAATTTACCTGAAACACAATAGGTAGCTTGTGTGTGAAAATGTTGGTGTGGAGCTCCTAGAGCACCAGTTTCAAACTTCACTTGCACCATCATGATTTGGTTATCGTATCCTAAAAATTTTCTAGATACACCACCACCAAGTACTTCCCATTCGATCTCTTTGGTACTGATGAATTTCTCACTAAATCTTTCCATTTTATCTTTATTTGTAGTTAGTAATTATTTGACCAAGATAATTTATTTCTGATAAAAGAGAAGCGTAAATACACGAAAATTTGTGACTTTACTGTTCATTATTGTTTTAAAATGCATTATTCCAAAAAGGTGCGCAACATGAACATCGCGCTATACCAATAGCAATTTCACAGTGTGGCACATAAGAAATACAGAGTTTTGATACTATTTTTTCTTGTGTTGAGCAATATCGCAGAGATTCTCAAAGCAACCACAGCGCCTCACAAAGTATTTCCACAATATTTTCATTCTGAAAGAATCTCAAGGCATTACTTTTCAATATTTTGTTTGTGGCAATTTGTACTTAGTCTATTACTCCGCACAGGTATCCAGAAATGTAGAGACTGTGCCAACTTTTGTGTATAAGTATAAGCGATCGTTTATTCTGGTACTAAATTATGTAGTGGCTTTTAAAATTTCAAGGGTACTTTTGTCAAGTTTAC encodes the following:
- the katG gene encoding catalase/peroxidase HPI; its protein translation is MENHQNQEPGKCPVNHGQLPENEAPTIVEGNHDASAGKCPVMHGGNTASSNNVMSWWPNALNLDILHQHDTKTNPLGHDFDYHEELKKLDIPALKKDMNDLMTNSQDWWPADWGHYGGLMIRLSWHSAGSYRITDGRGGGGAGNQRFAPLNSWPDNVSLDKARRLLWPIKKKYGNKVSWADLLVLAGTIAYESMGLKTFGFAFGRKDIWSPETDTYWGAEKEWLAPSDERYGDVEKPSTMENPLAAVQMGLIYVNPEGVNGKQDPMKTAAHIRETFARMAMNDEETVALTAGGHTVGKTHGNGDASVLGPDPESADVEEQGLGWKNPNNTGKGRYTVTSGLEGAWTTHPTKWDGGFFEMLFNHEWEPRKSPAGAWQWEPVSIKEEDRPVDVEDPSIRHNPMMTDADMAMKVDPIYKEISLKFMNDQEYFSETFARAWFKLTHRDMGPKANYFGTEVPEEDLIWQDPIPAGKADYDVAAVKAKIAASGLSIPEMVNTAWDSARTYRGSDMRGGANGARIRLAPQKDWEGNEPQRLAHVLSVLEPIAAEFNISIADTIVLAGNVGIEQAAKAAGSDVTVPFSPGRGDASAEMTDAESFEPLEPLADGYRNYSKKDYVVSVEELMLDRTQLMGLTAPEMTVLVGGMRMLGTNYGNTKHGVFTNTIGALTNDFFVNLTDMGNTWKPTSKGLYDICDRRTGVVKWTATRMDLVFGSNSILRSYSEVYAQDDSKERFVADFVKAWTKVMNADRFDLK
- a CDS encoding TrmH family RNA methyltransferase produces the protein MIDLKYLEFLENILTDNRKERFLKVLENRTNHFTIAVEDIFQMHNTSAVMRSCEVFGIQELNVIEERYGKSIDKEIAMGAQKWVDINTFDSVTSCLDAVKSKGYQIIATTPHDNDCLLEDFDITKPSALFFGTERDGLSEEIMQRADGFLKIPMVGFTESLNISVSAAIIIQNLTNRLRQSDIDWHLSEEEMLVKRLAWAKSSIKDIKRIEARYLEENPI
- a CDS encoding cupin domain-containing protein translates to MERFSEKFISTKEIEWEVLGGGVSRKFLGYDNQIMMVQVKFETGALGAPHQHFHTQATYCVSGKFEFEIDGVKKIVEAGDGVYIEPNLLHSAICLEEGMLIDTFSPVREDFLSGGGVSYFSDKE